A part of Helicobacter fennelliae genomic DNA contains:
- a CDS encoding metallophosphoesterase: MKIWLLVGFILSAFVLSKVYAYKRFLRDSVLFTHHKKLLIALLGVVFLGEIGFFILAKEQNFNHLTYRVLGTFIVIGYCLFAACVIGDIARSVARIFSTKITKRTKILQSSQSSSPNTNQINQGRREFFKILLDLGIVVLFFVFTFKSYKNACNVPPIREVRIRLQGLKSPKTIAMISDVHIGKVLGESFLRGIVKKINALNADIVVIVGDLVDEAIDFVKQDLMVLNEIQSKEGVFYVSGNHEYYHGIDSILDFLENLNLKILHNQNIELEGFNLAGVDDLAGLRFKKYEPNLNLVRKGLNSSKPSILLTHQPKFLKFYDVSDFDLVLCGHTHAGQVFPLSIFVWLDQKYIHGLYRLSQKTQLYVSSGAGFWGPTIRFLAPSEIVSLKIYPA; encoded by the coding sequence ATGAAAATATGGCTTTTGGTTGGGTTTATATTGAGTGCTTTTGTGCTCTCCAAAGTATATGCTTACAAGCGATTTTTGCGCGATAGTGTGCTATTTACACATCACAAAAAACTTTTAATTGCACTGCTTGGGGTGGTATTTTTGGGCGAGATTGGGTTTTTTATCCTTGCCAAAGAGCAAAATTTCAATCATTTGACATACAGAGTGCTTGGGACTTTTATAGTGATTGGGTATTGCTTATTTGCTGCTTGCGTGATAGGCGATATTGCACGCAGTGTGGCAAGAATCTTTAGCACAAAAATCACAAAACGCACAAAAATTTTGCAATCATCACAATCATCAAGCCCAAATACAAATCAAATCAATCAAGGCAGGAGAGAGTTTTTTAAGATTCTGCTTGATTTAGGAATCGTAGTTTTGTTTTTTGTTTTTACTTTCAAAAGCTACAAAAACGCTTGCAATGTGCCACCTATCAGAGAAGTGCGCATACGCTTACAAGGACTAAAATCGCCAAAAACTATCGCTATGATTTCAGATGTGCATATCGGCAAGGTGTTAGGAGAGTCGTTTTTAAGAGGCATTGTTAAAAAAATTAACGCGCTTAATGCTGATATTGTCGTTATTGTCGGGGATTTGGTTGATGAGGCGATTGATTTTGTTAAGCAGGATTTAATGGTGCTTAATGAGATTCAGAGCAAAGAGGGTGTGTTTTATGTGAGCGGGAATCACGAATACTATCATGGCATAGATTCTATTTTGGATTTTCTTGAGAATCTTAATCTTAAGATTTTACATAATCAAAATATAGAGCTTGAGGGATTTAATCTCGCAGGCGTTGATGATTTGGCGGGTTTGCGCTTCAAAAAATACGAGCCTAATCTCAATCTCGTGCGCAAAGGCTTAAACTCAAGCAAACCAAGCATTTTGCTTACACATCAGCCAAAGTTTTTGAAGTTTTATGATGTGAGCGATTTTGATTTGGTATTGTGCGGGCATACGCACGCAGGGCAAGTGTTTCCGCTTTCTATTTTTGTTTGGCTTGATCAAAAATACATTCATGGGCTCTACCGCTTAAGTCAAAAAACGCAACTTTATGTCAGCAGCGGAGCAGGATTCTGGGGACCGACAATCCGCTTCCTAGCACCAAGTGAGATTGTGAGTTTAAAAATTTATCCTGCTTAG
- the pseH gene encoding UDP-4-amino-4,6-dideoxy-N-acetyl-beta-L-altrosamine N-acetyltransferase yields MPKNFLYDDIYALDFCLMDTRDVRSVWEMRNDALVSHWMYSQHISFESHIEFIQSLNHDPKRIYWLFKQGVHLLGVGSLSRIDIIHKHAYIGIYKNPKDSLIHNKGTLILQTLEKIAHQEFGLHSLHLEVLDSNARAIRFYKRNGYCKEGVLKDFIKKDNAFVDTLIYGKILE; encoded by the coding sequence ATGCCAAAAAATTTTTTGTATGATGATATATACGCACTTGATTTTTGCCTTATGGATACGCGAGATGTGCGCTCTGTGTGGGAGATGAGAAATGATGCTTTAGTGAGCCATTGGATGTATTCACAGCATATAAGCTTTGAGTCGCATATAGAGTTTATACAAAGCCTCAATCACGATCCAAAAAGAATATATTGGCTTTTTAAGCAGGGGGTGCATTTACTAGGAGTTGGATCGCTAAGTCGTATTGACATTATCCACAAGCACGCCTACATCGGAATCTACAAAAACCCAAAAGACAGCCTTATCCACAATAAAGGCACTTTAATACTTCAGACATTAGAAAAAATAGCCCATCAAGAATTCGGGCTTCATTCACTGCATTTGGAAGTTTTAGATTCTAATGCGCGCGCGATAAGATTCTACAAGCGCAATGGATACTGCAAAGAAGGGGTTTTAAAAGACTTCATCAAAAAAGACAATGCCTTTGTCGATACTCTTATCTATGGAAAGATTTTGGAATAA
- the pseI gene encoding pseudaminic acid synthase, translating to MHTTTARAPKPLIIAELSGNHNQNLNLALQSIQAAKECGADFVKLQTYTPDCLTINAKTRYFQIDSRTIWDGQNLYELYKQACTPFEWHKELFAFAKSIDIGIFSSPFSKRALELLESLNCPMYKIASFEITDLELIALVASTKKPIIISTGIATHNEIIDAIEVCKNAGNDNITLLLCTSSYPAPIADANIAYMPKLAQYGTKYGLSDHTLGDVCAIAATALGANMIEKHFILDRSLGGVDSAFSMDKQEFALMVERVNNAYLALGDGTLHRDERALQSQRKFARSLFVCQDIQKNEILNSENIRSIRPGFGLPPKLLPMILGKKATKNLHRGEPLCEGDFE from the coding sequence ATGCACACCACAACAGCGCGCGCCCCAAAACCACTCATCATCGCTGAGCTTTCAGGTAATCACAACCAAAATCTCAATCTCGCACTCCAAAGCATACAAGCAGCCAAAGAATGCGGGGCTGACTTTGTCAAGCTCCAAACCTACACACCTGATTGTCTCACTATCAATGCAAAGACGCGTTATTTTCAAATAGATTCTCGCACAATTTGGGACGGGCAGAATCTCTATGAGCTTTACAAGCAGGCTTGCACGCCATTTGAGTGGCACAAAGAATTATTTGCATTTGCAAAATCTATCGATATTGGCATTTTTAGCTCGCCTTTTTCAAAGCGCGCCCTTGAATTACTCGAATCTCTCAACTGCCCGATGTATAAAATCGCAAGCTTTGAAATCACCGATCTTGAGCTTATCGCGCTTGTAGCAAGCACAAAAAAGCCAATCATAATCTCCACAGGCATAGCCACACATAATGAAATTATCGACGCAATCGAGGTATGCAAAAACGCAGGAAATGATAACATCACTTTACTTTTATGCACGAGCTCTTATCCTGCGCCCATTGCAGATGCAAATATCGCGTATATGCCAAAGCTCGCACAATATGGCACAAAATATGGTCTAAGCGATCATACTTTGGGTGATGTGTGCGCGATTGCAGCGACTGCATTAGGGGCAAATATGATAGAGAAGCATTTTATCCTTGATCGCTCATTAGGCGGGGTTGATAGCGCATTTAGTATGGATAAGCAAGAGTTTGCACTTATGGTAGAGCGCGTCAATAACGCATATCTCGCGCTTGGTGATGGCACACTGCATCGCGATGAGCGCGCACTCCAATCACAGCGCAAATTTGCCCGTAGCCTGTTTGTCTGCCAAGATATTCAAAAAAATGAGATTCTCAATTCAGAAAATATCCGATCAATCCGACCCGGATTTGGGCTTCCTCCAA